From bacterium, one genomic window encodes:
- a CDS encoding aspartyl protease family protein produces MVKDKVFYHAFRIQYPRIARELITNIHIGLPSVLPHGGPKSFISVKGIWDTGATGTVITKSIVDKLKLSPTGKTKVLGLNSSAIKDTYILDIGLPNKVHIPNWNVIESEINSKEIEVLIGMDIIQLGDLAISNANNRTTFSYCIPAHRNPIDLLEKSVRVNPKR; encoded by the coding sequence ATGGTTAAAGATAAAGTTTTTTATCACGCATTCAGAATTCAGTATCCTCGTATAGCAAGAGAACTTATTACTAACATTCATATTGGTTTGCCTTCCGTTTTGCCTCATGGTGGTCCCAAAAGTTTTATTTCTGTTAAAGGAATTTGGGATACAGGTGCAACGGGAACTGTTATCACAAAATCTATAGTAGATAAACTGAAACTTTCTCCAACGGGAAAAACTAAAGTTCTCGGTTTAAATAGTTCTGCAATTAAAGATACTTATATTTTAGACATTGGATTACCTAACAAGGTGCATATACCAAATTGGAATGTGATAGAGAGCGAGATAAATAGTAAGGAAATTGAAGTATTAATTGGTATGGATATTATACAATTAGGAGATTTAGCAATATCTAATGCTAATAATAGAACAACATTTTCTTATTGTATTCCTGCACATAGAAATCCTATAGATTTGCTTGAAAAGAGCGTCCGAGTAAATCCTAAACGTTAA